The following proteins are encoded in a genomic region of Cyclonatronum proteinivorum:
- a CDS encoding ABC transporter permease: protein MLFSLAWRNLWRNRKRSLITISAIVFAVFAAIMMQSLNRGSHEIMIDNMVRFHTGYVQVQDVHFDEEASLDNAFFWDEALQDEIRQAHPRVGLLIPRIETFMLAGNDHSTRGALVLGVDAEAEQQFNGLKDLLAEGRFFEPDERKAVISEGLANRLQLAAGDTLLLIGQGRYGMSANALYEISGILRHPLRDLNNQTVYLPLSEAQFLLSADDHITALLLDIDADRHKQSVANALNERFRDDELIAYTWPEMIPELLQLLEFDLAGAYFLGAVLYLVIGFGFFGTILTMTMERMREFGMLVSVGMRRGRLAVVVFLETLLLSIIGVLAGMGVSWLLLLYLHFNPIQLTGDLAEMVVEMGWEAVLPVSFAADQFYMQGVIVFGIAMVVFLFPLLKIFRLNVLEASRT, encoded by the coding sequence ATGCTGTTTTCCCTTGCCTGGCGAAATCTTTGGCGTAACCGCAAACGCTCCCTCATCACCATTTCGGCCATCGTGTTCGCCGTATTCGCGGCCATCATGATGCAGTCGCTCAACCGCGGCTCACATGAAATCATGATTGATAACATGGTGCGCTTCCACACCGGCTACGTGCAGGTGCAGGATGTGCACTTCGATGAGGAAGCCTCCCTCGACAACGCCTTTTTCTGGGATGAAGCCCTTCAGGATGAAATCCGGCAGGCGCATCCGCGGGTCGGACTGCTCATCCCCCGAATCGAAACCTTCATGCTGGCCGGCAACGACCACAGCACCCGCGGCGCGCTCGTGCTCGGTGTTGATGCCGAGGCCGAGCAGCAGTTCAACGGCCTCAAAGACCTGCTTGCCGAAGGCCGATTTTTTGAGCCTGATGAGCGCAAAGCCGTGATCAGCGAAGGGCTGGCCAACCGGCTGCAGCTCGCCGCTGGTGACACCCTCCTCCTGATTGGTCAGGGCCGCTACGGGATGTCGGCCAACGCCCTGTACGAAATCAGCGGCATTTTGCGGCATCCGCTGCGCGACCTCAACAACCAAACCGTGTATCTGCCACTGTCCGAAGCGCAATTCCTGCTCTCCGCGGATGATCACATCACCGCGCTGCTGCTCGACATTGATGCCGACCGGCACAAGCAGTCCGTGGCAAACGCACTGAATGAACGGTTTCGGGATGATGAGCTCATCGCCTACACCTGGCCCGAGATGATTCCGGAGCTGCTGCAATTGCTGGAGTTTGACCTTGCCGGGGCCTACTTCCTCGGGGCCGTGCTCTACCTTGTGATTGGCTTCGGTTTCTTCGGCACCATCCTCACCATGACCATGGAGCGCATGCGGGAATTCGGGATGCTGGTTTCGGTCGGTATGCGGCGCGGGCGCCTCGCGGTGGTCGTGTTTCTCGAGACCCTGCTGCTGAGCATCATCGGCGTACTGGCGGGCATGGGCGTTTCCTGGCTCCTGCTGCTCTACCTGCACTTCAACCCGATTCAGCTCACCGGCGACCTCGCCGAAATGGTGGTTGAAATGGGCTGGGAAGCCGTGCTCCCGGTGTCCTTTGCTGCCGATCAGTTCTACATGCAGGGCGTGATTGTATTTGGGATTGCCATGGTCGTATTCCTCTTCCCCCTGCTCAAAATTTTCCGCCTGAATGTGCTGGAAGCGTCCCGAACCTAA